GCCCGCGAATTCGCACGTGGGCCGCTGACGTTTTCCAGCGTGCTGGCGTCATACTGCACACGCCTGAAAGCCAATCTAGGAACTTTACACAGACACAAGCTATTAATGCAGTTTTCTCCGTTGCTCTTGGGTTGCTTGAACGTCCTCAGCAAAAGCCAACAGCGCAAAACATGCAGTCGAATTGACTGCCGAATCACGCCAGCACCACGAGTTATTACCACCACGAAAGGAATAGACTATTCAAGTTAAGCACCACaaacaaaggaaagaacatGAGAGTGATCATATCTCAGTCAACACAAGTCGAGCTCCCAAAATGGCTGATGTTGCACGACGGCGGTTGGCACTCTGACGGAACAGCTCGCGCAGAAACGGATCTTCAGAGCTTTGCCTTACAAGCTGTAGAAGTTCTTTGTGTGGTATAGCTGTGTGCATCAAGGGCTAGAAGTGGTGGCTCATACGACACATCTTCGAATCGATGCATTTTTCATCGGCGTCACAGACGACAGATGTATCGCATTGGACTCATGCAAAACCACATAGTCGATGCCGTCCTAGCATCAGTCAACGCTGCTTCCCGTTTAATACCTACTGGGTTCTTTcgcctgtttctgttttccgtGCTCCCCCGCCGCTCCCCCATAACGTGCATTCCGTTAGGGGAGTTCTGCACGGCGTCCGTGTTTTGTCGGGGACATCAGAGGGACCTTCAGATTATGTTTCTTGGTGCCTCCGGCTACATAAAGTGAACTGTGATTTTCTGGGTGGCGCAGAACCACGGCGGGAGTGCTCACGATCGCGTCCGTCGCAGAAACGCCCAGCAACGCAGAACCGACTGTCTGCGTCCCAGGAATTGCTGCGGTGCATTAAGCTACGTCCAGTGTGCCTGCGGGTGGGAGTCTATATATTGTGCGCAAGTGCGACCTATGCCAACCACGGTCACAAAATGGTTGAGGTCGGGTGCGAGTCCGACACGAACTCTTCAGTGGTTGCTCGTGCAACCGGTGGAGAAACCCACATGACATTCCGGCTACAGAGAACCAATGGTAATCATGGATCTCTTTCGGCAGGCCAAAGCCGCCGGGTAGAAAGACGCTACTGCGCGAGACATGACGCAGCCGTACTGCGCGCAGGCGCGAAGCTACCACCCGCAAAAGGTGCGGATTCCAACAAGTGTGTGGAACGGCAAGCAATGCGCCACTCTTACATTGGACTGCGATGCTGGGAAGCCAACCCGTCTCTTCATAAATCCCTAATAGCTGTTAAAAAAATTCCGACCAAACGTCCAGGTAGGCAAACCGTCTTTTGCCTAGGGGTATGCTTCTCCCGCGCTGTCAGACTCCAATCACCTCCACGTGCAATAACCATGTAGAATCAGACTCACACGCAATGAGGCACGGAAGCGCGAGATAGCCAAGCAGCCGGGTCTCCGCTGTTGTACTGATGAGAACAGACGGGTATTCAATCAATGAATGTGAAAGACTTATTGACGAGTGGGCATCCACCCGGCATCGAATATTCTGGTGGTGGATGAATGTGGATGCCCTTGTCAAAACAATTCTGTGTGTGGTCGTGAGAAAGGCAGGAGCCTGAGCTCGTGAAAGAACAGCACCCTCACGAGCGTTTCATGTGTGCTGCCCtgcctttgcatgcaaagcGAGCTTCACCCTTCCGGTCTCGGTAGAAAACAAACTCCGACAATCCACAGGTTCGACATCGCTTGAGATCGTCCGGCAATGCGTTGGGGCTTACGGCGATGCCGCTTCCGAACTAAGGAACCTGTGTGACACGTGCACTGTGCTGACACGAGTATCACCGCCATCCAGTGATCCATGCCGTTCTCCATCAGGATCCAAATTCCGAAAAGCGTGAGTGACCAATCGTGACTATCGTGCAGCTACCTAATGGGTTTCATGCACCTGATAGTAATGCTGTTGATAGAGACGACGTGCATGCTGCCCTTCGCCTTAATCTATGATAGACACAAGATTGCAAGTCGGAAAGACTTCACTTGCCGTCGAGAACGAAGTTGTATTGGGGTCTAGAGTTTTTATATTCATCCGAATGCGTGTGTATTGCCATCTTCTTTTTGCGCGTGTGCCGATGGTTGCTAGGAGTCATGCGCATGTCGGCGCCGGGAATACGTTCTCTGAAAATATCAGCcccgaagagaggaaacgtcTCCGTGCAGCACAGGGGCTCTGTGACCCAGCGACACTACTGAAAGAACTTGTTCTGCTTTTCGACGTCGGACCACCTCCGAAATTTTGCTTCCCTGACGGTACACCTGACGTCTCTGCCAACGCATCGGTAGGGGAAATCTGCAATTTCGTATCATTCACGTCGTCACTAGGTCTTGGCTCTAAAGAGCTTTGGAACTGGCCCAAGCCTAATCATACGATCAGGGCAGGAAACAGCTTCCGCAAATTActtgaggagaaagaggagctggacgaggaagacgatgtGATCACTTCGCCAGACACTCGTGCGTATGAAGGGGAAGAATTTGAAGatgatgaagaggaagaagcactcgaagcagagcaggagaaagaagatacAGATAATGCCAGTCACCCTGGGGATGAATATGCGGTTTCAGACGACGGCACCATGTATAGTAGTGACTTCTATTATGAGGAGGATGTAGATGACGAAGAGCAGCAGGAAGAGGATAGAGAAAATGACAGCTGTTCTAGAGATGGATATGTGATATCAGTTGACGGTAGCCTGAATAGCAGTGACTCGTATATTGGCGACGAGACGCTGGAGGGCTGTGAGTGTACAAAGGAGGCTACTACAGACCCGGATGAATACGAAGTCATCGAAGAGGAATTTCGCAACCAAGGGTTTCGGTTGGACAACACCTAGGACTCCACGCAAGCGCTGCAAAATCGCAGAGAAGCGTTTTTGTTGTATTCTTGAAAATCTGTCAGGCAACGGTATCTAGGGTGGCACCTACTTGTCAATCTAAGCAGTCTGAAAATCTTCAACATAGTGAATAGAAGGACAGGAATAGTCGAGAGGGGTATACAGGGCCGCAGCGGTGGATGACGAATTCGGAGTCTGAGTGACAAAAAGGGAACAGAATAACTCCAATCCTGATAGACGTACTACAGTGCAACTCATGATGTTACACCGGGTCCTAAAACTCCAGGCACGAACAACATCTCTTGCCGTGACCAGGGACTTTGCCTCAAGGATCGCGCGTAGTGGCGAAGAGCCTGGTGCTGGATCTTACGCTGCCTCAGCACGTACTGTGTCGGGGACTTCATCTCAATATAAGTGCGTGTGTCAACACTGTTCGTGAAGAACAGCTCTGGTGCCGTGTGGCTGGAACTGTTTCCAAGCATCTAATCACTCCTACGCAAAATTCGTTACACATTTGTCTTCCCGCTTCACATCTGTGAAAAACTGTCCGGCGAGCTCCGCTGTTCTCAACACAATAACGGGTTGTGACCAACTGCTGTACCATGTACTACGTAGCAGTGCCACGTTTTGCGCCTGCACAGTTTACTTTGCACACAGTAAATGGCATGTGCGCCTGCGTGATATCCGACGCACACCTGAAAACTGCCCTCAAGGACACGGTACAGCTGTGTTCAGCGACTCCTTTGAACCGCTAAATGTTGCCGCTTGCCCTGCCATGATGAAGAAGCACATGCATTTACGGCGGCAAAATGTCCTGTGGGGTGAATTCGAGATTTTATCACTTCGTCTACAGTGATGGATTAAACGTCTAACGTTCTATTACGGCAAGTGTC
This Toxoplasma gondii ME49 chromosome VIII, whole genome shotgun sequence DNA region includes the following protein-coding sequences:
- a CDS encoding hypothetical protein (encoded by transcript TGME49_271320) yields the protein MHFSSASQTTDVSHWTHAKPHSRCRPSISQRCFPFNTYWVLSPVSVFRAPPPLPHNVHSVRGVLHGVRVLSGTSEGPSDYVSWCLRLHKVNCDFLGGAEPRRECSRSRPSQKRPATQNRLSASQELLRCIKLRPVCLRVGVYILCASATYANHGHKMVEVGCESDTNSSVVARATGGETHMTFRLQRTNGNHGSLSAGQSRRVERRYCARHDAAVLRAGAKLPPAKGADSNKCVERQAMRHSYIGLRCWEANPSLHKSLIAVKKIPTKRPASFTLPVSVENKLRQSTGSTSLEIVRQCVGAYGDAASELRNLCDTCTVLTRVSPPSSDPCRSPSGSKFRKASHAHVGAGNTFSENISPEERKRLRAAQGLCDPATLLKELVLLFDVGPPPKFCFPDGTPDVSANASVGEICNFVSFTSSLGLGSKELWNWPKPNHTIRAGNSFRKLLEEKEELDEEDDVITSPDTRAYEGEEFEDDEEEEALEAEQEKEDTDNASHPGDEYAVSDDGTMYSSDFYYEEDVDDEEQQEEDRENDSCSRDGYVISVDGSLNSSDSYIGDETLEGCECTKEATTDPDEYEVIEEEFRNQGFRLDNT